AAAGTTTACTATTGTTTGGAATAGGTAGGATGCCAGAATTTGTAGAGTTGTTTGTTAATGATGAAGATTGGTTGGAAATGTTGAGACCATAGGTCAACGGAAAGAACAAATGAGACCAAATCTACACCTTTCCAGCAGAGTCTTGTCAATCGAACGAAATCATTATCTATATACGGGAAAAATTGATGATTTACAATTAGTAGCCAATCCATGAGGACAAATAGATCACATAATAAAACTAATAACCAATGAATCAACCGCAAATCAGAATAATATCTGTCATAATAGTTCATTTTCAACACAAATATTAAAAACTTAATCTTTGTTGGTTAGTAAAATTCCAAAGTAATTGTATTTGGAAATCTTCGACCACTATAATTATGCCGGTTCTATGACAATATTTGTTATACAATTAGACATCTTCTTCTGGCTGGTATACTTTGTATGATTCCATTAGGTCAATTACAAAAGTACCAAAACTATTACATGTTGCAAATTTGCACATTTTCAATTTTCCATTGGTAAGCATAATTCTTCCAGCCAGAAATGAAGAAAATTATATCGAAGAATGTCTAAAAAGTCTACTAAGTCAGGATTATCTAACTATGAAATAATTGCTATTAATGATTCATCTTCAGATGATACAGGAAGAGTAATCAAAAAGTATAGTTTTAGTCATAGTAAAGTAACCTATGTTGAAAATCCTCCATTACCACAGGGATGGACAGGTAAGAATTGGGCGTGTTACCAAGGCTACTTTATGCTGGTCGCTTTTATCTAATCATTAGTTAAATCAAAACAAGGGCATGTGATCAGCTGGAGAGATAGGAAATATTCACTCAGAATAAAAAACAAAAACAAATATCAATAGTGGATGATTTTGAAATGTTACGTATTCTACATATTGCATGTCTAACTGATTATTTTTCTATTTGTTTTAGAATTACGAAATAAAAAAAGTCAAAGAATAATCTGGCTACTAGGAGTTTGATATCTATTTTGATTCACAAAGTTGGACAAGAAACAAATGTATCTTTATTATCTTTTCCAGTTTCATGATAATTCTTTACAATTCATTTTCCATTCTCGGTAAAATATTCTCATTTATCCTAGGCCTTTTTGTTCAAATCATTAAAAAAGCCCACATTCGAAATTATAAAGTCATTCCATATTTTGTTGAAAGCCATAGCACTTTCTATGTAAGTGCTAATCATCCCTGAATACATGTCTGGTATTTTTTTAAAGAATTCTTGGTTGTTCCACAATTGCTTCTGGAAATTTTCAAAGTATTGAGCGTATACTGATTGAAATGAATTTATAGCCTGTTTTTGATATTCAAGATAGTTATCTGCTAGCGCGTTGGTGACTTTAACTGTTTGTTCCTGTGTATCAGTAATAGCCTGAGTATAGCGGGGAACTTGATTCCTTGCTTCTTCTGTACTTGTCTCCATGGTTCTTTTAGAATCTGCTGATGCGTTGATGACAGCTTGGGCGGATTCTTCTTCATTATAATCCTCAACAAATGATTGTAAATTGTTGTTATTGTTTGGATTGATGGATTTATCGTTGTAATCTGTATTCTTACCTGGAATAATTTCTTCAATTATATCAGGAGATTCTGCGTCATTCTTATCATTATTAGCCATGTAGTAAAACATTTTAATTAACAAGTTATAAAAGACTAATAGATACCAATTCTGTTCAAAAAACAATTTTTCAATTCTTATTATGAGGCATTTTTATTTTAGTCGTAATCCTCATTGATATTGATCCAAGTCAATATTTCTTGAGATCCATTTCATGCATATTTCAAGAATTAATTAACTTTATTGTAGAAACAGGTGAGGATGAAAAAAATGCAGTTATATAACATAAGAAGGTATGGTGGATAAAACATGGACTATATTGACAATGTAGCGATCTTGGATGAAGATCTTATTTCACTTGAACTTGAAATCTCTACAGTAAATGCACATAATGCTGGCTCCGGTGATCTTCATTATGTTAATATTGTCTTCTCCGACGGTACACGCCTTTATGAGCCTTTTAATCTTAAGCTATATAATGAGATCGGATTATCTGAAATACCGATTAGTATTGGAACTTTGCCCCCTCGTGGAAAGACAAAGAGGTTTGCCCTCCCCGTCCCACCTGCACTTAACCGCAAACTAATTGATATTTCCGAGGTATTCCTTCGCAAGGATGGTACTGATGGATGGTTTGTAGGTAGCATACTTTTGTTTGCTAATGGCCACTCAATGCCCTTAATTGGAAATAGTAACGCTAATCAATTCCTTGACAACGATAATGCTGTACTGATGCTTCGAGATTGGTCTACAGGGTCATTCTGTGTCGCCCCAGCCTCCAATGCTAAAGATCCTCTACCACGATCTGGGTATCGGGTCCTGGGTCCTGTGGTGGGCCAAGTCTCAGACACTTCTGCAGTTATACTTTATCGCGTGGATCGAGTGGGCTACTATCGCTTTCGAGCATTTGATACTATTACCAATCTCAAGGTTCATGATGAAACTCAAAAATTAGAGCCCACTTATCGATTCAATCTAACCGGTCTTCTACCGAATCGGCGTTATGAATTTAACCTCAGTTTTTTGCGCGCTGGTTTTGAAACTCCAGTGCCTGATGGCTCGGGCTCAATTCTTACATATCCTCCTGAAGGGTCTCATGGGCAATTTACCTTTGCATTTGGTTCTTGTGTTAAATCTAAAAAGCAGATAGCACAGGGATCATGGACAGCCATTAAAGCATTAACGGAATCATCGGCAAGTGGTATCAGCCCTGTGCGCTTGTTTGTTCATCTTGGTGATACGTTCTATTTTTATGATCACGTGACTGAGGAGATACCCCGCAATGTAGAATCAATGCATGCTGCTCATGTCTCAATGCGACGCCATTTAGAATTTCTCGATATGGCTAAAGTGGTACCATCTTGCGGAATCTGGGACGATCATGACTTTGCTGGAAACGACAAAGATAGTAAAGCTATTAACAGCGAGTTACGTATGCAGGCTGTATGGACTTGGTTACAGTACTGGGGAAATCAACCCATTTCCCTCGAAGAAATTGGTAAAACAGGACTAACTACCAGGATCTCTTATGGACTAGTTGATATTTATTTACTTGATGGCCGCTTTAGGCGTGATAAGGACAGAGGCATATTCTTTGGTAATGACATAATTGATAAAGTACTTGATACGATCAATAAACGTGGAACCATAGATCCGCGGGTTGTAATACTAGGTACTGGTATCAGCTGGAATCATCATGCAGAAGATGGAGAGGGTTACGGTCAAAGTAAATACGATGATGAGCGAGAGAGACTGTATAGAGAATTGGCAATTCGGATGGGTAAGACCATTAATGGTCTTTTGTTTATCTCAGGCGACATTCATATCAATGAAATCTATCATATTGATCTGGGAGGAGGTCGTATGGCCCCAGAATTTGTCTCATCGCCGCTTACACGGAACACTGGTCTTAGGGGGCCACGTGACATTCAAGGTGAGCGCGTCGCTAGTTTCTCTTCAAAGGAGAAACGAGGTTTTGCCACCTTGACAATTGATACGCTAAAAGGTACTAGAGATAAATGGAGGGCGACCATTCGTTATTTTCAAGAGGCTACTGGTGCCCAGTATGAGAGGCGTTCATATACTCTGTCTAATGGTCAATTCAATCCTGACCCGGTTTAAATCATTAGCTCAACATAGATGCGACATGATCACCAAAAAATTTCTTTCTCTACATTTGAATTTATTAATCAAATGATTTTGTAACATGACATGTTACAAATCTAGTTCGCAACATCGTTACATATTAGAATGTTAATAAAAATATGGGACATCTTTACTGATATGGCTCAGGCTCTGGATTTGGTTCTGGAGATGGTTCAGGGACAGGCTCTGGATTAGGTTGTGGTTGTGGTTGTGGTTCTGGAGTAGGATAAGGCTCAGGAGCTGGCGGTGGCGGTTCGGACAATTTCCTGGATAAGATGGAACCAACAAATTCACTGATTAAGAAGTTTTCCATCATTTTATCAATAGTAGCTGATATTTTTGCTTTATGACACGCTATGAAATGAATCTTTTTTACGAGCTACTAGTAGCCGGTGTCACGTTGATAGAACTGGAGTTGGATTGTGATTATCTTGATATATTTCCAAATGTGTTACTCATCGAATTTTCAGCCCCGTCTGCACTGTTATTTCTTGGCAGGGTCAAATCTTCGCTATCATTAGTATCAGTAAATGATAAATGTTTATTATCTGATGATCTGTTATCAAATAAAACTCCAAGGCCACTGCTAGCATATGCTTGCATTGAAGACCCTGCTGCAGTTAACACTATTATAGCCAAGACAAGAATTTTAAGCATGCTGTATATAGTACATCAATCATTAAATAGTTCATATTTCTATCCGCAAACTATGGTATTTGATTAGGCCTTTCATTTTATACTTTAACATTATGACAGCTACTGCAATAATGGTCGGCATTCGATATTCTGTAGATACCATATATCACAACGATTAAGAGGATCCACAAGAATGAAATATTATTCATTCCTATTGTACGGCCGCGCTTGAGGACAGCCCGGCCCGATGAATAACGACCTAAACGATTAAGCGTAAACCAAAACTAAAAAGAATGAATACTACTCTATGTAGGTATATACGTAATTGCAATTTATTAACCTGATTTAACAAAAACCTTCCAGTAGAAATAATATTGTGCTTCACCTCCTTGTGGACCATGAGTTTTGTCATGTTCATCCCTATCTATTTGTGGTCCTATAGATGCCCGTGCACCTCCCGCTCTAGAGCCTCTAATATATTCAATATCATGCATATTACTTAGGTAAGAAAGAGTTTTGAAGTTAACTCTGTGCTCTACGGCCGCATGACCGCCATATTTTTGTCTTTATGAAAAGCAGGTACGATGCCCGAGTCGCGAATAATTGATTCCCTAAAATTATTTTCATTAAAACCATCTACCAATTTTAATTGAAGATTGTACCCAGGATATTCATCTTCTTTGGTCATCAAGCAATTCAATGATCAATTTTTTGTCTACCTTAGGCAGACAATTTGCCATTGCCTCTTCAAATTCTCGAAACTTATTTTTTATATTATCGGTACAATGGAAAATAAGAATAATACTTTAAATAATAAAGACATTTTCAACCCTTACATAGTAAATCCGAACCAAGAAAATAGTAGTCTCAAAGAAATAACTATTCTTGATATAACTGTCAACGTAAAGATCTTTTGTCATCTATTTTGATGACAATACCAGAAAAAGTATTCTAAAAACTGATAAATTCAAGGACAATACTTGAAATTTTTATTCAGTAATTTTTGATTTATTTCGTGAAGACCAAAAGGTTTGTTTAGAATTTTTCCATTCTATGTAATCTTTCAGTACGTTCTTATGGTCAAAACCAAAATCCTCTTTATCAATATCTTTGATATCCACCCATTTAATCGAGGAAGCACCATCGCCTGCTATAGGTTCTTTGTTTTGACTATTTGGAGAGATCTTTCCTATAAACACTGTGGACATAATATGACCTCTGGGGTCTCTATTAGGATCAGAATATACTCCCAATATATGATCCAAGTCTACTTCTACAGATGTTTCCTCCATTACTTCACGTATAGCTGCCTCTTCTACTGTTTCTCCTATTTTAATGAAGCCACCTGGAAATACCATTTTACCTTCAAAGGGCTCTTTGACTCTTTTAATAAATAACACTCGAGAATTATTATCAATTATCGTGTCAACAGTAGGAATAGGGTTCTTATATTCATCTTGTTTTGACATATCCATTAAAAATTATACAACAAACAACTTAAACATCGCACTTGGATTCTCATTATCCAATATTTTTATCCACCAATTAAACCTTGAACATCTTACTCAGTTGAACAAGTATTTAGAAAAAGTTGTTCATAAAGTGATATGATTTCCATTTTTATTATATTGATTAATATTTGTGTACTATCATTTAGAACCAGTTGAAAAGATTAAATTTCGATTAATAGTAACGATTAGAGCAATCTATCAGCGATATTCATCATGACACACTTAACAGATAAAAAAGGTATATTTATAAAATGACAAGGGAAAATAAATCTAATCCTATGATAATGTCTTTGCAATCTCCTTATAAGAAATTTTCGTCAATAGGGGCATACGTTGATGTTAGCGGAAAGACAAAATACTGTGTAAGTTGCAGTAACACAGCTGCTCAAGAAGTAATATTCACTGCAGATGGATCTACCATTTTAGAAAAATACTGTGACTCCTGCGCAAAAAAGAATATACCATAATAGATTCCAAAAGATCGTTTATCTGATCTTCACTGTCAAAATAAGCAAGGCTCACTATTCCTAGGATCTCACTTGTGAAGATGAAAACAGAAAAACATTTGTTTTAAAGAGATGAAATTTAAGAATTACCCCACTCCTTATACGGTCCTATATCGTTACTAAATTAGGTAGCACATTCTGTTGTATGTGAAACAAATTTGGCTCTAACCCTATTTTTTTTAAATGTAAATGGAATTTATGATCCTAGTTCTAAAATAATAGTACAATGATCTTGGATCATCTTTCAAGCATGATGAAGATAATCTGGAGAGGCCGTTTGATTCTAAACGGAGAAACTCTTATTGTTCCATGATTACAATTCCTTGGAATATTGGAAATACTGGAAATAATAATGATGCTTCTAGTATGGGCAATCATCTCAACAATTAGTGTTGCCATTCTCATTCAAGGAATGTTTGAAAGAAAGTAGGATTTCCAAAAATAATATTGGTACCTTGAGAATCTAAATTTGATGTAAAATATAGTAGGTGATACAGTTGTCCTTTATTGTCACAAATTTATTGAAAAAATTGTTCAAGGAGCAGATAGATCCACGTCATCAAGTTTCATTTTCATAGCACTGACATATTAGTAAATAATCATTTCTCCTCCGATATCCACGATCTATAGAACAAAGAATACATAAACGGTTACTATGATTATTAGCGCATAACATTTGACAATTAAATATTAATTTATCAAGATTTAGGGAATTGAAATTCAAACATTCATTTCCCCCGTCTCTGGATCTCCTATATTTGGAACTTTAAAACTAGACCTGAAAAACAGTGAAAATTAGAGTATTGTAAGAATGAGAATTAAGATAGAAATGAGGTAGTATATGCCATCATTACATACCTCACTCCTATTTAATGACGCTTTAAGACTCCTTCAAATAGTTGCTTGAAGTAGATTGATGTGTATAATATAGTATATAATGATAATAAATCGATAAAAATGAGGAAAAATCAGATGCATGCGAGGCTAGAGATAACAGCATCCTATTTCCTCATTAATGAAGTTGTTTCGTTACTCTTTAACTGGTGCTAGAGTAACCTCGTATGTATAAGATACTATTTAACGATAATAAAAATATCTGGAAATGGGAGGAATAAGATAATGGGGAGCATGAAATTAGCATCTTATCCTCCTCATTCCATGACTTGACAAATTACCTTTGTAAGTATATCTAGGCCAAAGAATGTGAATAATATAGTATTTAACGATAATAAAAATAGATAGGAGGAGAGGAGACGAGATTAATTATGTTAAAAAAAATGAATGTTCCTTGCGGTATTAAGTTCTAATACAGTTTAGTGGTCGTCGATTTACGCTTGATGCGAGTTTGAGTTTGATTCATTGGCAAAATAATCTAGTAATATACGTACAAGTCTAATTCTGGTAAATGAGAAATATCTTGCCAAGCAAGTCTAAATACATCGATTGAGTCACCTAAAAAATCTGTTTTGTTGTATGTAAAGCATTGAATTATTTGAAAATCAATTGTTTCTTTGATAATCTATCATAAGATACCAAAACAAGGATGAATGTATTGGTATTAATTATGACCAATAAGGTTGTTCATAATCATATGATATTTATGGATTGTTTATGACATCATATATCTTTGTTAGAATATCTACAAATTTCTTTCTGTCAGGACTAGAATTGGTAAATACAATTTCAGTAAATCCAATATTTACATATTGTTGTAGTTTTTTGATTCCTTCTTCCAAATCAGATATAACAAATAATTTTTTTTGCAAAGAATCATCGTCAATAACCTGACCATTTTCTTCAATCTTGGATAATGTACATCAACATCAAAGAATGCTTTAATCATAGATCCTCTCCAAAATCTAATTGATTCTAATGCCTTTTGTTTATTTTCATCATATGAAGCAGGAATAAATAATATCCTTTCTAGTTTCTCATAGTCTTTTCCTGCCTTAATAGATCCTTTTTTTACGGCAGGGATCAAAATATCTTTAATTTTTATCTATGTCCAATTCATTAGTTACAAATCCATTTCCCTCCTCGCCGGCTAATTGAGCAGATTGTATGCCCAGACCAGCGATATATATCGGAATTGGGTAAGGGGGTTTAGTATATAAATTGGAATCTTTGATTGAATAAAATTCTCCACTAAAAGTAACCCCATCTTGTGACCATAATTTTTTTATTAACTTAATGGATTCTCTTAAACGTCTAAATTTTTCTATGTTAGGTGGCCAAATATTTCCAGAAGGTACTTCATTTAATGCTTCTCCTCTCCCTAGTCCTAAAAAAACTCTTTTTGGAAACATATAAGCCAAAGTAGCAATACTTGTGCTACTATCGCAGGATGATATCTTAGGATAGGAGCTGTTACCCCAGTACCGATAACCAATTTGGTTGTCTTTGCTAAGGCAGCTCCCATCCATGGCCATGCAGCCCCTCCGGAAGCTCCTGTATCCCACCAAGGCATATAATGATCACTGGTCCCACAACGTTCTATCCCCTTCTTGTCCAAATATATCACATCATCTAACAAATCAATAGGATTAATTTGTTCATGAGCTGCTTGAATACTTAATCTTGTTTTAACCTCTGCTGATTTTGACACAGATATTCTGGTATATCATATTTTATTAGGTTAACAAGGCTAGTTGAGTAGATATACACATGATGCCTTCTCCGGTTTAGACTCCTAATAACTAACAAGAAAATTTTTAATTCGAATTTCTTAGTTATTCTTTATTTAAATTAACTATTATTATCAAAATAAATGCTAATCTACTAATCAAAACCATGTTACTAGATTGCCTATTTAATATATATTCCTTAATGTGATGCATGACACATGTAGCAAAAATAACAGAAATAGTAGGCTCATCGGGCAAGAGTTGGGAGGATGCTGTTCAGGTAGCATTAACTGAAGCGACAAAAACAATTCGCGGTATAACTGGAATTGAGTTAACCGATATGACAGCTAGAGTAGATCCAAATACGGGAAAAATATCTGAATATCATTCTACTGTAAAGATAGCCTTCGGGGTAGAACATTCCTAAGAAGGCGATTTCCAAACTCTACCCATTTCCCTAATTTTTGAACATCAACACTTGAACTATTGCACTAGGATCTTCTTTTGAGAAATTGGCAACTTATTACTATTCTAGTTAAATCGAATATTTGTTAAATCAAATTCTTATAATCATAGTCGGGGGTTTAAAATTCATAAATTCTTTTTCCTTAGTACCGATCGATTCTGTTCAGGTAGTTTTTCTCTCCAATACGTACAATAAGTGTTCTATGAGCGCAGGATTTACATTTTTTTAGTTTAATTTTTTCCACATCAAATATTGTCCACCCCTTTTAGCTTGTTTGGTAATGTAGTTAATTCACAATCCGAGATCCTTGATCGTTGAAATTTCCATAATTCAATTGGAATCAGTTCGACGCTTTTTAAACCAATTGCACTAAGTATTATTGTACAATAAATAATACGTTCTTTTATTTATCTATTTGATCTTAATTTTTCAAAGTAATGCGTGTCCCTTGAGGCACAAAACTATCCATAATTAACCAAATATATTCTATGTATGTAAAAATATCTTACAAAGAATCAATAGAATTTATCCTGAAAAAATTGTTTTCATTCAAAGATCATAATCCATTGAAAAAATGAAAAATGAAATCTACTAATCCATTAGACAGATTTACCATGAATAGTTTCATACCTGTCTGAAAGCTTGGTCCTAAACTCAAACTCAAATCGTAGGATATTTTCTTATCAATATCCTGTAAACTCTTCAATCTTTATCCTATCTTTTGGGATTTCCAATTCTTTCTCTAGTAATGATTGCATCGATTTTAACATATCTGGAGGGCCACAAATATAGAATATTGCTTCGTTTAAAGTATTAGTGTCAACATGTTTTAAAATCATTTTTTTATCTATTCTGCCTTTTTCTCCATTCCATTCCTCTTCTGTGCCGAAATTGTTATTCCCCTCGGATTTATCATCACTAAGAGTATAGACTATCTTCATGTTTTCATTTAAAGCCGTCCAATCATCAAACTCTTTCTTAAAGAGTATGTTTTGTTGATTCTTGTTTGAGTCAAACATTATTATTTTTAATGGTAGTTGTTTTTCTGTCGCGTAATTTAACATACTTCTAAACGGAGTCACTCCTATACCCCCGGACAGAAATATCAAAGGTTTTGAATAATCCGCTGGTAAAATAAATTCGCCCTCTGGAGCACTGACGTCAATCTTATCTCCCTCTTCTAAGTTTGACAGTCTCTGTTTGTATGGGGAGTCTCTTATTTTGGTGCTTAACATTATAAAATTCTCTGCTGGTGATGAAGAGATAGTAAAATGCCTAGTTGAGTCATTTGGGTCACCATGTACATCATCTAAGTTAAAATAGGCATATTGACCTGCAGTATATTCAAACAAGGATGGCGTTTTGTTTACCTCTAATTTATCAAGTTCCTGATTAAACCTAAAAGATATGACATCGGTCCCCTCGATTTTTATTTTTTCAAATAATACAAGTCGAAAATCAAAAGATGGATTCATTATTTTTTTTCTTCTCCTTGTTAGTATGCTATCAACATTATATTTTAACTTCATAAGATGTAATTGCTGATCTCATAATGATTATAGACATTGTTATACGGGCAGTTTGTGAAAATCAGATCATAGCGCCGCCCTCTATGGGATACCGTTGAATATAGAGGTCAACCATACGGCAGAGCTGTTGTTGCTATGTTAACCATAACCTAATGCAATTATAATTTCATATAGCACCGGTACCATTCTTCAAACCTTCCATCTTATCTACTAATAATGTTGACAGAAGTAGTAAATTAGTTGAGATCTTATTTAATTATCATCCATAAAACAAGGATTTAAAAGTTACATAAAACTATTATCATTATCGATAATGAGAATCGTATTGTAGTTTATTAAATATGGCCTATTTAAGGTATGTTTTACATCTATGCTCATGAGTGCATCTTCTGATTTTACATCTACACAAAAGATACCACAAGACGCAACTAAACTTAATAAACTGACAAAGGCTTGTTCAGGATATATGGAGTTGATTAATTTTAAAAATTCCGATACACATACAGGTTATTTCTGTTATAACTGTATATATTTCATTAAACCAAACCATTGTGCGATTGTTACTGACGAAGGGCAGGATATTAATGGGAACGTGTCAAACGAAATAGCACCACATGGTATATGCTCTGTGTGGACACCGAATGCAAAGGAGATCAAATAGAATTCAGATAAGAGTATTATTGAAAATGCAAACTTAAGGGAATCACCTCGATTGAAAACGATATTGGTGAATCACATATTCTAGTCAGTGTAGTATATAAGTTGAGCAGCGATCTCTCTGATATCATAGATGGTATCACACAAATGGAGGGGTTACAGGGAATAACATGCTCAGAACGAATACCTACTTCTCCACCTAATATGTACACACTTGTTCCACAATTATAGTACCTAGGTGTATTATTGTATTAATGTTCTAAAGAATGTATTCACATCTTTAGGAAAAAGAAATCTGAAGATAAAAAGGAGGTATAGAAGAATACTTTCAAGCAGGTGCTGTCGCTATAAAATATCAAAAAAATAGAATTGGACTGACGTAATATTGAAGTAAGTTTCTTATCTTTTAAGATAATTTCTCCTTTTAAATCCAAGAAATCTGATTCGAAGTAAACTAAATTGACTAGTACTATTTTGACCAAACATAATATGCAATCTATTTTAGAAATTAGTGTATGAATACTTTTTATTTGTATATCTGATTAGAAACTAATTTTTCTTTTTTACTAATCCTGTAGCCAGGCCTATATCATATACATCCTGATATTCTGATTTTTGATTCAAATTATTTTGTATAGCCTCCAATACATCATTGATTCTATTTCCCATCGCCGGTGATTTTTTGTTCACATGATCTTTTATCTCATCCGTCGTAGCTGGAAATTGGAGTCCCTCCAATAGATTTGCCATCTTGGATAATGTTTCTCTATCTGTGGCTTCATTATCAGACGGGGTATTTGTTTTATCACCTTGTCTCAAATATGTAGAAAATTCCCCAGTTTTGGCTGGATCGGTATAATTTATGTCGCTATTGGATTCTGACATATTAATAATTATCGATCAAAGTAGTTAAACATAACAAATTCAAAGATCTTTCTTTTTTTTAACTCAATTAATTAGGCAATTTCATCTTCAAAAACTAAAGTGAATAATAAAAATAATTGGACCTTTTAGAATTGTATGTCACACATTTTTCATTTTATTGAATTTACCGTAACTGTATATTCCCTTTTTATCCGTGTGAGGTGTAGCACACGATGTTTTGTATTCTCTCCCTTGAAAAAGCAGTTCCTTTGCTACTGGACATCTGTCGCGCCAGCAATATATAACCTTTTTTAGCATGAAACCAGTTCTCAATATCTGGTATATTGAATATATGCTTGTGTTCGTTAGATTTTCATCAATTTATGAC
This Candidatus Nitrosocosmicus oleophilus DNA region includes the following protein-coding sequences:
- a CDS encoding NUDIX domain-containing protein translates to MSKQDEYKNPIPTVDTIIDNNSRVLFIKRVKEPFEGKMVFPGGFIKIGETVEEAAIREVMEETSVEVDLDHILGVYSDPNRDPRGHIMSTVFIGKISPNSQNKEPIAGDGASSIKWVDIKDIDKEDFGFDHKNVLKDYIEWKNSKQTFWSSRNKSKITE
- a CDS encoding dodecin family protein; its protein translation is MTHVAKITEIVGSSGKSWEDAVQVALTEATKTIRGITGIELTDMTARVDPNTGKISEYHSTVKIAFGVEHS
- a CDS encoding FAD-dependent oxidoreductase, which encodes MKLKYNVDSILTRRRKKIMNPSFDFRLVLFEKIKIEGTDVISFRFNQELDKLEVNKTPSLFEYTAGQYAYFNLDDVHGDPNDSTRHFTISSSPAENFIMLSTKIRDSPYKQRLSNLEEGDKIDVSAPEGEFILPADYSKPLIFLSGGIGVTPFRSMLNYATEKQLPLKIIMFDSNKNQQNILFKKEFDDWTALNENMKIVYTLSDDKSEGNNNFGTEEEWNGEKGRIDKKMILKHVDTNTLNEAIFYICGPPDMLKSMQSLLEKELEIPKDRIKIEEFTGY